The stretch of DNA ACATTAGGACTGCCCCCCTCCAAATGACTTTCCAGAATTTTAGCACTTTGAAAAGCTGCAGCCGCCTGCATCAGATTACTGTCAATATACCGGCCTTTACCTCGGATGGAGCGTGAAATGATCGCTTTCAAAAGGCTTTGATATGAGAACATGCCTGTCAGAAAATCGATGATTACCATACCTGTCTTCATGGGAAGACCGTTTTCATCGCGTGTGATGGACATCCAACCAGAGAAACCCTGAATAGCACTGTCTGTTACCGGACGATCGCTGTACGGACCTTCCTGCCCATAACCAGTGACAGACAGGTAGATAACATTTTCGTTGTCTTTTTTGACACTGTCATAATCAAGGCCGAATTTCTTCATCACCCCTGGACGGAAGGATTCCAAGACGATATCTGCTTTGGCCGCCATTTCTTTCGCCAAAGCCAGTCCTTTTTCAGATTTCAGATCTAGCGCGATCGACTTCTTACCAAGGTTGACGATCAAGGAATGGGCACAGTGATCTTCATAAGTCGTACCAAGGGTTCGCGCCCAATCACCGTCAATCGGTTCAATTTTAGTCACCATCGCGCCAGCCTGCGCAAGCAACATACCTGAATATGGCCCGGCAACGCCTTGGCTGAAATCAGCTACAATCAGCCCTTCAAGGGGTTTATCGTCGTTCATTATCACATCCTCTTTATGGGTGCTTTTTTGATAAGTTTGTAAATTTTACATACCTCATACAAACAAATGAGGCCATCAAAAACGACAATGGCATGACAACTTTTATTCACAAATGAATTTAAAAAAATTGTATTGCGCCCAACAAAATACTGGTTGATCCTGCAACAAACAACAGGATGGAAAAACTGATGAAAAAATTCTTGATTGTCGCTGCGTTACTCAGCGCAGCACCTGCATATGCATTAGGCCCTGATACAGGAGAGCGCCCTCGTCACCTTATAAACCAATTGAAAGAAGGTACGTTAAAAGAAAAATTACTGTCCTGTCAGGGGCAAGAACAGACACCATCCAAGTTTTCCATCGGTCATCGCGGCGCACCGTTTGCGTATCCAGAACATACAGAACAGTCCTATCGTGCGGCAGGTGCTATGGGCGCAGGTATTATTGAATGTGATGTTACCTTTACTAAAAATGGTGATCTGGTTTGCCGCCACTCCCAGAAGGATCTTCACACCTCCACCAATATTGTTGTGAGTGACCTTGGGTCAAAATGTACAACGCCGTTCGAAGGTGGCAGCAATGGCGGCAATGCGCAAGCTGAGTGCCGCACAAGTGATCTGACGACTGAAGAGTTTTTATCGCTGAAGGGTAAGAAAGACGGCGCAAATAAAACGGCGACGACAGCGGAAGAATATCTGAAGGAGGCAGAGCCTAATGGCACGCTGCTTACCCATAAGCAATCCATCGCCCTTATCGACAGCTTAGGTGCTGATTTTACCCCTGAATTGAAAAGTCCGGCAGTTTCCATGCCTTTTGGTGGCATGTCACAAGAAGATTATGCCCAGAAAATGATTGATGAATACAAGGCCGCGGGTATTTCTCCGGACCGCGTGTGGCCTCAGTCGTTTAATTTCAAAGATATTGAATACTGGATTAAAAACGAGCCTGAGTTTGCCAAGCAGGCTGTTTTTCTAGATGCCCGGTATCGCAAAGGGATCGACCCACAGGATCCTGGTACCTTCTACCCGGACATGGCCGAACTTAAAGCAAAGGGCCTGAACTACCTAGCTCCTCCCCTTTGGATGTTAGTCACAGTGCAAGATGACAAAATCGTTCCCTCTGCCTATGCAGTAGAAGCAAAAAAAGCCGGATTGAAACTGATCACCTGGACGCTGGAGCGAAGTGGCCCTTTGGAAAAAAACAAAGGCGGCTGGTATTATCAGTCCATTGCGGATCTTGTTGAAAATGACGGCGCAACATACGAACTGCTTCACGTCTTAGCCCAAGATGTAGGTGTCGTTGGTGTTTTTTCAGACTGGCCGGAAACGGTCACCTACTATGCCAACTGTTTCGGTTTAAAATAAAACAAGCAAAAAGCCCGGTGAATTTCTTCCCGGGCTTTTTTTCATCTCTCTGACTAGCTCTTTGGTCTTGAGAAATCAAAGTCATCAGCGTGATGGCAGGCCACAAAATGTTCTGGCGCCACTTCCCTCCATTCAGGTTCTTTCGCGCTACATTCTTCCGTTGCATATGGACAGCGGGTATGGAAACGGCACCCTGACGGTGCTGCCAAAGGATTGGGAATTTCACCTTCCAATTTGATCGGGTCAAATTCCACATCCGGATCTGAATGCGGGATCGCAGACAAAAGCGCATGTGTATATGGATGACGCGGATTAAAGAACAGATCTTCGGTATTGGCATACTCAACAAATTTACCAACATACAAAACCGCCACCCGGTGGCTCATCTGCGCAACGACAGAAAGATCATGGGCGATAAACAGGAAGGCAACTCCTGTTTCTTCCTGAAGATCCTTCAACAGATTCACGATTTCTGCCTGAATAGATACATCCAGCGCCGACACACTTTCATCACAAACTACAAAGTCAGGATTTGTTACAAGCGCTCGGGCAATACAAATACGCTGACGCTGACCACCTGAAAACGCATGTGGGAAGCGCCGCAAGTGTTCCAAATTCAACTTACAACGGGCAGCAACATCACGAACCCTTTCATCAATCTCATCCCGTTTCGTCAACAATCCTCCAGCGACGAGCGGTTCCGCTATAATATCGCGAACCGTCATACGTGGATTAAGTGAAGAATAGGGATCCTGAAAAACAAGGCTCATTCTTGGTCGGAATTGACGAAGCTTTTCGCCTTTCAAGGCATGTATCTCGACAGGTGCGCTATCAAAATCAATAGCTTTGCCTTTGGCCGGTTTACGGTAATGAGTATGTTCACTATCTGATCCGTAATATATAACCTGACCATCAGACGGATCAATCGCGCGCAAAATTGCACGACCAATCGTAGTTTTCCCTGAGCCAGATTCACCGACAAGACCAACGGTTTCACCGCGTCTAACATCAAAGCTGACATTGTCAACGGCGCGAAGTTCAATTGTTTCTGATTTAAACAATTTCTTTGTTGTAATGGGAAAGCGGACTTCCAGATTTTTCACTTCAATCAAGGTGTCACTCATGCTGCGCTCCTCCCTTTCTCGGTATAAAGCCAGCAAGCAACTGACCTTCCTTCTTCCACAACCGTTTCAGTTGGCGTCTCCTGATCACAAAGACCTGCGATCTTCTTGGCACAGCGCGTTTGGAAAGGGCAGCCAGAAGGACGGGCGTATGGGCTCGGGATATCCCCCGGAACCGGACTTAAGCGATGGGTCAACTGATCCAGTTTCGGGATCGCCTCCAACAAACCTTCTGTATAGGGATGCATAGGATTGCGAATAATGTCACGGGTTGCCCCGCGTTCCACAATCGTACCCAGATACATAACGGCTACTTCGTCAGCGATATGCGAAATCACACCAAGATCGTGGGTAATGAAAATCATCCCCATTCCCAGATCCCGTTGCAGATCGGACATCAACTCCAAAACTTGCGCCTGAATGGTGACATCCAGCGCTGTCGTTGGCTCATCCGCAATCAGCAACTGAGGTCCAGCAGATAACGTCAGCGCGATCATGGCACGCTGCCGCATTCCTCCAGACATTTCATGAGCATATTGATCAATACGCTGGCTTGGGTTTGATATCCCAACTTTGTCCAGCATCTCAATGGCAAACTCACGGGCTTCTTTTTTGCGTTTGTCTGTGTGAAGACGGATAGCCTCAATCATTTGGTTCCCAACAGTGTAGACCGGGCTAAAGGACGCCATGGGTTCCTGGAAAATCATTCCGATTTCACCGCCCCGCAGGTCACGAAGTTGCCGACTACGTAGTTTTAGCTTCTCAATGTCAACTAAATCTCCGTTTTTAGCTTGATATCGCATGTGGGTATCTTCGCCCAAAATAGCGGTACCCGGCAGAAGTCGCATAAGTGCTTTGGTGGAAATAGATTTACCAGATCCAGATTCACCAACAATGCCCAGCGTTTTCCCTTTATAGACAGAAAAACTGACCCCTTGTACCGGATGGATCATGCCCTCATCCGTGCGGAAGGAAATGGACAGATTTTCAACTTTAAGCATTTCTTCCATTATTTCGCCTCCGCATATGGATCAGCGGCATCGCGCAGACCGTCACCAATGACTGTGAACGCCAACACGGCAACTACAACGAAGACGGCAGGAATAAATAGCCATGGCGTTTGTTCAATCACACGAATGGACTGAGCCTGTTGAAGGAGAACTCCCCAGCTTACTGTTGGCGGCCGAAGGCCCAATCCAACGAAGGACAAAGCTGTTTCACTCAAAATCATATATGGGAAGGAAATCACCAAATCCACGATGATGAAACTAGTAAAACTAGGCAGCATATGTTGCCCGATAATACGCGATGGCTTTGCCCCTGCTAAACGGGCTGCGACAACATAATCTTCATTGCGAATGGACAAAAGCTGAGACCGGATACGCCGGGCAAGCGTTGGCCAACCGAACAGCCCCAAAATCAACGTCATGGCGAAATAAATCTGCGTGGTGGACCATTCTTTTGGCATAGCCGCAGCCAGACCCATATAGAGCGGAATAATCGGAACAACCCGGATAACCTCGGTCACGCGCTGGATCACCATATCCGCGCGTCCCCCGAAGTAACCGGCCGTGCCGCCGATCACGAGCGCCAAGACAAATGAAATCAAGACACCCATCACACCAATGGATAGGGATGTACGGGTCGCATAGATGGTGCGTGAGAACACATCGCGCCCCAAATCATCTGTTCCCCACAAGTGCAGCTTTGCTTTCTTGTCTTCCAGACCAAACAGATGCGTTTCGATAGGGATAAAGCCGAGAAGATCCTTCTTTTCCCCTTTCACAAACAGATTTACATAAATCCGTTTGTTCGGATCAGGAACTGAAATCGCGCGCAAAGTGACAGGATCACGCTTCGTTTTCACGCCATGAATGAACGGCTGAAAAGAACAGCCATTATCATCACAAAAGCTCGGGATTTGGGGTGCGCCATCCAGATATTTCGTATCGCGACTTGTCGGGCCGTACGGCGCAACAAATTCTGCAAAAATACCAAACAGTGCCATAACAACCAGCAGGCTTGCTGCGATCATTGCTGTGCGATGTCGTCTGAAACGCCACCAGATCAACGTCCACTGTGACGCTGAATAATATTTCAAAAGCCGTTGACGTTCTGCTTCGGCTTCTTTGTCCTGCTGTTCCGGCAGGTTTTCCTGAACAACTGAAGTCATTACTGCGTCCCCAACTTGATACGTGGATCCAACCAGGCAAGCAGCAGGTCAGATATGAAGTTCATGAAAACAATCATGAAGGTAAGCAATAACAGGATTGCACCTGCCACATACATATCCAGATCGAGATAGGCGCGGAGCAGTAATTCACCAAGTTCAGTGAGTCCTAGAACAACGGCTACAATCGGCAACTCAGAGAAAATGCGGTTTACGTCAAAACCAATAGTGGAAACCACCGGGTTAATCGCAAGTCGTGCCGGATATTTGATCAACAATTTGGTTTCCGGCACACCGCGGGCACGTGCCGCCGTCACGGATAGCTTGTTAATCTCGTCCGACATGGTCGCACGAACTGTCTGCAACTGATAGGCAACGGCTGACCATGCAAGAACAAAAGCTGGCAGCCACAAATGTTTAAACAGATCCCACGCTTTAGCAATGGACCAAGGGGCATCTTTATATTCCGCGGAAAACAACCCACCGATATCGGCGTTAAACCACTTGTTGGCAAAATAAAGAAGGATCAGCGCCAAAAGAAAGTTCGGCAACGCAAGACCCAAATAGGAAAAAACTGTCAATCCATAGTCAGCAACAGAGGCGCGTCTTACAGCTGCATAAATACCGATCGGAATGGAGACAAAATAAGTAACCAGAAGAGTGGAAAAAAGGATACCGAGTGTCAGCCAGATTTTATCGCCAATCACTTTCAACACAGATGTTTCAAATGCAAAGGCCTGACCAAAATCACCCCGAAGGACAATTCCGCCAATCCAATCGAAATATCTAAAAATCATCGGTTTATCCAAGCCAAGATCGACGCGGATCGCCTGAATATCGGCTTCGGTAACATTAACACCAGTACCGGAGTATTTTCGAAAAGCGTACCGGTCGGCGTAATCACCCGGTGGCAGTTCCATAATCAGGAACACCATGACAGAAACGAGCCCCATGGTCACGACCATGCCCACTAGTCTCTCTAGCGTAAAACGTAGCATCAAACCCCCTGCTCAGGTCACTTCTACAAATCACCTTCGTATTTTTGTTTTGTTCTACAAAGGTAAAAATCCCCCCTTCGTCACCGAAGGAGGGATCATTTTTAAACTAAACTTACTTGGATTCCAGGAACCACTGCTGTGGGCGGTATGGATATGTCCAATAGAAGTCGTATGTTTTCGCTTTGATAGGCTTCACGTTT from Sneathiella sp. P13V-1 encodes:
- a CDS encoding glycerophosphodiester phosphodiesterase family protein, producing the protein MKKFLIVAALLSAAPAYALGPDTGERPRHLINQLKEGTLKEKLLSCQGQEQTPSKFSIGHRGAPFAYPEHTEQSYRAAGAMGAGIIECDVTFTKNGDLVCRHSQKDLHTSTNIVVSDLGSKCTTPFEGGSNGGNAQAECRTSDLTTEEFLSLKGKKDGANKTATTAEEYLKEAEPNGTLLTHKQSIALIDSLGADFTPELKSPAVSMPFGGMSQEDYAQKMIDEYKAAGISPDRVWPQSFNFKDIEYWIKNEPEFAKQAVFLDARYRKGIDPQDPGTFYPDMAELKAKGLNYLAPPLWMLVTVQDDKIVPSAYAVEAKKAGLKLITWTLERSGPLEKNKGGWYYQSIADLVENDGATYELLHVLAQDVGVVGVFSDWPETVTYYANCFGLK
- a CDS encoding CaiB/BaiF CoA transferase family protein; this translates as MNDDKPLEGLIVADFSQGVAGPYSGMLLAQAGAMVTKIEPIDGDWARTLGTTYEDHCAHSLIVNLGKKSIALDLKSEKGLALAKEMAAKADIVLESFRPGVMKKFGLDYDSVKKDNENVIYLSVTGYGQEGPYSDRPVTDSAIQGFSGWMSITRDENGLPMKTGMVIIDFLTGMFSYQSLLKAIISRSIRGKGRYIDSNLMQAAAAFQSAKILESHLEGGSPNVLYVPAGTMQTSDGYIGIAVMREHHYTSLCKALGRDDLADHSDYDSREKRVVNEKPLMKELRAEFLKKTTQEWAKILNDAGVIQSPINGYKDYLEDEQPKAVDSYRWVKHDVVGEIPLPRIPGFDGFEQGHELTHSPRIGEHSDDVLKAMGISDDEIQALKSSGVVRKT
- a CDS encoding ABC transporter ATP-binding protein; translated protein: MSDTLIEVKNLEVRFPITTKKLFKSETIELRAVDNVSFDVRRGETVGLVGESGSGKTTIGRAILRAIDPSDGQVIYYGSDSEHTHYRKPAKGKAIDFDSAPVEIHALKGEKLRQFRPRMSLVFQDPYSSLNPRMTVRDIIAEPLVAGGLLTKRDEIDERVRDVAARCKLNLEHLRRFPHAFSGGQRQRICIARALVTNPDFVVCDESVSALDVSIQAEIVNLLKDLQEETGVAFLFIAHDLSVVAQMSHRVAVLYVGKFVEYANTEDLFFNPRHPYTHALLSAIPHSDPDVEFDPIKLEGEIPNPLAAPSGCRFHTRCPYATEECSAKEPEWREVAPEHFVACHHADDFDFSRPKS
- a CDS encoding ABC transporter permease, with the translated sequence MLRFTLERLVGMVVTMGLVSVMVFLIMELPPGDYADRYAFRKYSGTGVNVTEADIQAIRVDLGLDKPMIFRYFDWIGGIVLRGDFGQAFAFETSVLKVIGDKIWLTLGILFSTLLVTYFVSIPIGIYAAVRRASVADYGLTVFSYLGLALPNFLLALILLYFANKWFNADIGGLFSAEYKDAPWSIAKAWDLFKHLWLPAFVLAWSAVAYQLQTVRATMSDEINKLSVTAARARGVPETKLLIKYPARLAINPVVSTIGFDVNRIFSELPIVAVVLGLTELGELLLRAYLDLDMYVAGAILLLLTFMIVFMNFISDLLLAWLDPRIKLGTQ
- a CDS encoding ABC transporter permease; protein product: MTSVVQENLPEQQDKEAEAERQRLLKYYSASQWTLIWWRFRRHRTAMIAASLLVVMALFGIFAEFVAPYGPTSRDTKYLDGAPQIPSFCDDNGCSFQPFIHGVKTKRDPVTLRAISVPDPNKRIYVNLFVKGEKKDLLGFIPIETHLFGLEDKKAKLHLWGTDDLGRDVFSRTIYATRTSLSIGVMGVLISFVLALVIGGTAGYFGGRADMVIQRVTEVIRVVPIIPLYMGLAAAMPKEWSTTQIYFAMTLILGLFGWPTLARRIRSQLLSIRNEDYVVAARLAGAKPSRIIGQHMLPSFTSFIIVDLVISFPYMILSETALSFVGLGLRPPTVSWGVLLQQAQSIRVIEQTPWLFIPAVFVVVAVLAFTVIGDGLRDAADPYAEAK
- a CDS encoding ABC transporter ATP-binding protein, with protein sequence MLKVENLSISFRTDEGMIHPVQGVSFSVYKGKTLGIVGESGSGKSISTKALMRLLPGTAILGEDTHMRYQAKNGDLVDIEKLKLRSRQLRDLRGGEIGMIFQEPMASFSPVYTVGNQMIEAIRLHTDKRKKEAREFAIEMLDKVGISNPSQRIDQYAHEMSGGMRQRAMIALTLSAGPQLLIADEPTTALDVTIQAQVLELMSDLQRDLGMGMIFITHDLGVISHIADEVAVMYLGTIVERGATRDIIRNPMHPYTEGLLEAIPKLDQLTHRLSPVPGDIPSPYARPSGCPFQTRCAKKIAGLCDQETPTETVVEEGRSVACWLYTEKGRSAA